The proteins below are encoded in one region of Gopherus evgoodei ecotype Sinaloan lineage unplaced genomic scaffold, rGopEvg1_v1.p scaffold_38_arrow_ctg1, whole genome shotgun sequence:
- the ISLR2 gene encoding immunoglobulin superfamily containing leucine-rich repeat protein 2 — MDPLLWLWIAAFLGVSQGCPEPCSCVDKYAHQLADCAYKDLQAVPVGLPSNVTTLSLSANKIISLQKSSFVEVTQVTSLWLAHNEISAIEEGTFAILVQLKNLDISYNQIIDFPWGDLYNLSALQLLKMNNNHMVKLPWEAFHTLKDLRSLRINNNKFTTIAEGTFDSLTSLSHLQIYNNPFNCTCGLLWLKSWAENTQISIPERNSISCAAPDSLRGVPLGRIPDLECAPPSVQLTYHPNLDNTELYDGFTLLLHCSVRGSPQPEVSWKVQTASQDLEIKGPSVERAGNELPSDSSKQGAGRFLVYGNGTLVIPHLSKREEGTYTCLATNELGSNQTSVNVAVAGAQKYPAHPMEDPLAGKAQPGERKQGPKGSKNSVLSPDERPKPLSPTWHSSHSPGLEQVPAKRPPFEKNCGSSADTQYVSNHAFNQSGQLKQHTFDLGVIALDVSEKEAKVQLTPFYGQPEKGHLRALYLCAESGQGHSMVQWSRIEEGVNSYWFQGLTPGTNYSVCLTYLGEDCQVQVVFTTKKEIPSLIIIVVVSIFLLALATVPLLGATCCHLLAKYQGKTYKLIMKAQNPDQMEKHIAADFDPRASYLESEKNYNPSEAEDCEEEREAEGEREMEMERDESLVAESIAESQSKTNPEEFEVGSEYSDRLPLGAEAVNISQEINGNYRQPAR; from the coding sequence ATGGACCCGTTGCTCTGGCTGTGGATCGCAGCTTTCCTGGGGGTGAGCCAAGGCTGCCCGGAGCCCTGCTCCTGTGTGGACAAATACGCCCATCAGTTGGCAGACTGCGCTTACAAAGATCTGCAGGCGGTCCCAGTGGGTCTGCCCTCCAATGTGACCACCCTCAGCCTGTCTGCCAACAAGATCATCTCCTTGCAGAAGAGCTCCTTCGTGGAGGTCACCCAGGTCACCTCGCTATGGCTGGCTCACAACGAGATCAGCGCCATTGAGGAGGGCACCTTCGCCATCCTGGTGCAGCTGAAGAACCTGGACATCAGCTACAACCAGATCATAGACTTCCCCTGGGGGGATCTGTACAACCTCAGTGCCCTGCAGTTACTCAAGATGAACAACAACCACATGGTGAAGCTGCCGTGGGAGGCCTTCCACACCCTGAAAGACCTGAGATCCCTGCGCATCAACAACAACAAGTTCACCACCATCGCCGAGGGCACTTTCGATTCTCTGACTTCCCTGTCTCACCTGCAGATCTACAACAACCCCTTCAACTGCACCTGCGGGCTCCTGTGGCTGAAGAGCTGGGCTGAGAACACCCAGATCTCCATCCCCGAGAGGAACTCCATCAGCTGTGCAGCCCCGGACAGCCTCCGAGGCGTTCCCCTGGGGAGGATCCCTGATCTGGAGTGCGCGCCTCCCTCCGTGCAACTGACCTACCACCCCAACCTGGACAACACCGAGCTCTATGACGGCTTCACGCTCCTGCTGCACTGCAGCGTCAGGGGCAGCCCCCAGCCGGAGGTCAGCTGGAAGGTGCAGACCGCCAGCCAAGACCTGGAGATAAAGGGGCCCAGCGTGGAGAGGGCTGGGAACGAGCTACCGTCTGACAGCTCCAAGCAGGGCGCAGGGCGCTTCCTGGTCTACGGGAACGGCACTCTAGTCATCCCCCACCTGAGCAAGCGTGAGGAAGGGACCTACACCTGCCTGGCCACCAACGAGCTGGGCAGCAACCAGACCTCGGTCAACGTGGCTGTGGCTGGTGCCCAGAAATACCCCGCCCACCCCATGGAAGATCCCCTGGCCGGCAAAGCGCAGCCGGGCGAGAGGAAGCAGGGCCCCAAGGGCTCCAAGAACAGCGTCCTCAGCCCCGATGAGAggcccaaacccctcagccccacctggcaCAGCTCCCACTCGCCGGGCCTGGAGCAGGTCCCCGCCAAGCGGCCCCCCTTCGAGAAGAATTGCGGCTCCAGCGCGGACACCCAGTACGTCTCCAACCATGCCTTCAACCAGAGCGGCCAGCTGAAGCAGCACACCTTCGACTTGGGCGTCATCGCGCTGGACGTGTCGGAGAAGGAAGCCAAGGTGCAGCTCACCCCCTTCTACGGCCAGCCGGAAAAAGGCCACCTGCGGGCGCTCTACCTGTGCGCAGAGAGCGGCCAGGGCCACTCCATGGTGCAGTGGTCCAGGATCGAGGAAGGAGTGAACTCCTACTGGTTCCAGGGCTTGACCCCAGGCACCAACTACTCAGTCTGCCTGACCTACCTGGGGGAAGACTGCCAGGTGCAAGTGGTCTTCACCACCAAGAAGGAGATCCCCTCCCTCATCATCATCGTGGTGGtcagcatcttcctgctggccctgGCCACCGTCCCCCTGCTGGGGGCCACCTGCTGCCACCTGCTCGCCAAGTATCAGGGCAAAACCTACAAACTCATCATGAAAGCCCAGAACCCAGACCAGATGGAGAAGCACATAGCGGCCGATTTCGACCCGCGGGCCTCTTACCTGGAGTCGGAAAAGAATTACAACCCAAGTGAGGCGGAGGATTGTGAAGAGGAGCGGGAggcggagggggagagggagatggaGATGGAGCGAGACGAGAGCCTGGTGGCCGAGTCCATCGCCGAGTCCCAATCCAAAACCAACCCGGAGGAGTTTGAGGTGGGGTCCGAATACAGCGACAGGCTGCCCCTGGGGGCCGAGGCTGTGAACATCTCCCAAGAGATCAATGGGAACTACAGGCAGCCAGCTCGCTGA